The Prinia subflava isolate CZ2003 ecotype Zambia chromosome 18, Cam_Psub_1.2, whole genome shotgun sequence genome has a window encoding:
- the LOC134559828 gene encoding annexin A5 isoform X4 yields the protein MAKYTRGTVTAFAPFDARADAESLRKAMKGMGTDEETVLTILTTRNNAQRQEIASAFKTLFGRDLVDDLKSELTGKFEALMVSLMRPAYIFDAHALKHAIKGAGTNEKVLTEILASRTPAEVQNIKQVYQQEYEASLEDKITGETSGHFQRLLVVLLQANRDPDVGVDEALVEQDAQVLFRAGELKWGTDEEKFITILGTRSVSHLRRVFDKYMTISGFQIEETIDRETSGDLEKLLLAVVKCIRSVPAYFAETLYYSMKGAGTDDDTLIRVMVSRSEVDLLDIRQEFRKNFAKSLYQMIQKDTSGDYRKALLLLCGGDD from the exons ATGGCGAAG TACACGAGAGGCACCGTGACAGCCTTCGCTCCTTTTGATGCCAGAGCTGATGCAGAATCCCTTCGTAAGGCCATGAAGGGAATGG GGACTGATGAAGAAACCGTGCTGACAATCCTCACCACCAGAAACAATGCTCAGCGTCAAGAAATAGCCTCTGCCTTTAAAACCTTATTTGGCAGG GATCTCGTGGATGACCTGAAATCAGAACTTACTGGCAAGTTTGAAGCCTTGATGGTGTCTCTGATGAGACCAGCGTATATTTTTGATGCTCATGCACTGAAGCATGCCATCAAG ggagcaggaacCAATGAGAAAGTGTTGACTGAAATTCTTGCCTCCAGAACACCTGCAGAGGTGCAGAATATTAAACAAGTTTATCAGCAAG AGTATGAAGCCAGCCTGGAGGATAAGATCACAGGAGAAACATCAGGCCATTTCCAGAGGCTActggtggtgctgctgcag GCGAACAGAGATCCTGATGTTGGAGTTGATGAGGCTCTTGTTGAGCAGGATGCACAG GTTTTGTTCAGAGCTGGGGAGCTGAAATGGGGAACAGATGAGGAAAAGTTCATCACTATCTTGGGAACCCGCAGCGTTTCCCACTTGAGGAGGG tgtttgACAAGTACATGACCATTTCTGGCTTCCAGATTGAAGAGACCATTGACCGGGAGACCTCTGGTGATTTGGAAAAGCTGCTTCTGGCAGTGG TGAAATGCATCCGAAGTGTGCCTGCCTATTTTGCTGAGACCCTGTATTATTCCATGAAG GGGGCTGGCACTGATGATGACACCCTGATCAGAGTCATGGTTTCAAGAAGTGAAGTTGATCTGCTGGATATTAGACAAGAATTCAGAAAGAATTTCGCTAAATCCTTGTATCAAATGATTCAG AAAGACACATCTGGGGACTACAGGAAAgcgctgctgctcctctgcgGCGGAGACGACTGA
- the LOC134559828 gene encoding annexin A5 isoform X1: MYSNQCFLRDVNARCLQLCVKEELEVHCASRSPGKQVVTSWFTFAKKQSTNATLPGHHRKGGESRHAAGGTRPAGGPGRRPRLAGRLGWGWPGPRVRQERRGRNGTSSLSAPASLGASLGAYLGACLWRLELGPTRRIPEMAKYTRGTVTAFAPFDARADAESLRKAMKGMGTDEETVLTILTTRNNAQRQEIASAFKTLFGRDLVDDLKSELTGKFEALMVSLMRPAYIFDAHALKHAIKGAGTNEKVLTEILASRTPAEVQNIKQVYQQEYEASLEDKITGETSGHFQRLLVVLLQANRDPDVGVDEALVEQDAQVLFRAGELKWGTDEEKFITILGTRSVSHLRRVFDKYMTISGFQIEETIDRETSGDLEKLLLAVVKCIRSVPAYFAETLYYSMKGAGTDDDTLIRVMVSRSEVDLLDIRQEFRKNFAKSLYQMIQKDTSGDYRKALLLLCGGDD; encoded by the exons gtGTTTGCAGCTCTGTGTTAAGGAAGAATTGGAAGTGCACTGTGCcagcaggagccctgggaaGCAGGTTGTTACATCCTG gttcACGTTCGCTAAGAAACAAAGCACTAATGCCACCCTTCCGGGGCATcacagaaaaggaggagaaagccGGCACGCAGCCGGTGGTACCCGGCCTGCAGGCGGCCCCGGGAGGCGGCCGAGGCTCGCTGGGCGCCTGGGGTGGGGCTGGCCCGGCCCCCGGGTGAGGCAAGAGCGGCGGGGCCGCAACGGGACCTCCTCCCTCTCGGCTCCAGCCTCTCTCGGTGCCTCTCTCGGAGCCTATCTTGGTGCCTGTCTCTGGAG ACTCGAACTCGGCCCCACCCGGAGGATCCCAGAAATGGCGAAG TACACGAGAGGCACCGTGACAGCCTTCGCTCCTTTTGATGCCAGAGCTGATGCAGAATCCCTTCGTAAGGCCATGAAGGGAATGG GGACTGATGAAGAAACCGTGCTGACAATCCTCACCACCAGAAACAATGCTCAGCGTCAAGAAATAGCCTCTGCCTTTAAAACCTTATTTGGCAGG GATCTCGTGGATGACCTGAAATCAGAACTTACTGGCAAGTTTGAAGCCTTGATGGTGTCTCTGATGAGACCAGCGTATATTTTTGATGCTCATGCACTGAAGCATGCCATCAAG ggagcaggaacCAATGAGAAAGTGTTGACTGAAATTCTTGCCTCCAGAACACCTGCAGAGGTGCAGAATATTAAACAAGTTTATCAGCAAG AGTATGAAGCCAGCCTGGAGGATAAGATCACAGGAGAAACATCAGGCCATTTCCAGAGGCTActggtggtgctgctgcag GCGAACAGAGATCCTGATGTTGGAGTTGATGAGGCTCTTGTTGAGCAGGATGCACAG GTTTTGTTCAGAGCTGGGGAGCTGAAATGGGGAACAGATGAGGAAAAGTTCATCACTATCTTGGGAACCCGCAGCGTTTCCCACTTGAGGAGGG tgtttgACAAGTACATGACCATTTCTGGCTTCCAGATTGAAGAGACCATTGACCGGGAGACCTCTGGTGATTTGGAAAAGCTGCTTCTGGCAGTGG TGAAATGCATCCGAAGTGTGCCTGCCTATTTTGCTGAGACCCTGTATTATTCCATGAAG GGGGCTGGCACTGATGATGACACCCTGATCAGAGTCATGGTTTCAAGAAGTGAAGTTGATCTGCTGGATATTAGACAAGAATTCAGAAAGAATTTCGCTAAATCCTTGTATCAAATGATTCAG AAAGACACATCTGGGGACTACAGGAAAgcgctgctgctcctctgcgGCGGAGACGACTGA
- the LOC134559828 gene encoding annexin A5 isoform X2, which yields MPGVCSSVLRKNWKCTVPAGALGSRFTFAKKQSTNATLPGHHRKGGESRHAAGGTRPAGGPGRRPRLAGRLGWGWPGPRVRQERRGRNGTSSLSAPASLGASLGAYLGACLWRLELGPTRRIPEMAKYTRGTVTAFAPFDARADAESLRKAMKGMGTDEETVLTILTTRNNAQRQEIASAFKTLFGRDLVDDLKSELTGKFEALMVSLMRPAYIFDAHALKHAIKGAGTNEKVLTEILASRTPAEVQNIKQVYQQEYEASLEDKITGETSGHFQRLLVVLLQANRDPDVGVDEALVEQDAQVLFRAGELKWGTDEEKFITILGTRSVSHLRRVFDKYMTISGFQIEETIDRETSGDLEKLLLAVVKCIRSVPAYFAETLYYSMKGAGTDDDTLIRVMVSRSEVDLLDIRQEFRKNFAKSLYQMIQKDTSGDYRKALLLLCGGDD from the exons gtGTTTGCAGCTCTGTGTTAAGGAAGAATTGGAAGTGCACTGTGCcagcaggagccctgggaaGCAG gttcACGTTCGCTAAGAAACAAAGCACTAATGCCACCCTTCCGGGGCATcacagaaaaggaggagaaagccGGCACGCAGCCGGTGGTACCCGGCCTGCAGGCGGCCCCGGGAGGCGGCCGAGGCTCGCTGGGCGCCTGGGGTGGGGCTGGCCCGGCCCCCGGGTGAGGCAAGAGCGGCGGGGCCGCAACGGGACCTCCTCCCTCTCGGCTCCAGCCTCTCTCGGTGCCTCTCTCGGAGCCTATCTTGGTGCCTGTCTCTGGAG ACTCGAACTCGGCCCCACCCGGAGGATCCCAGAAATGGCGAAG TACACGAGAGGCACCGTGACAGCCTTCGCTCCTTTTGATGCCAGAGCTGATGCAGAATCCCTTCGTAAGGCCATGAAGGGAATGG GGACTGATGAAGAAACCGTGCTGACAATCCTCACCACCAGAAACAATGCTCAGCGTCAAGAAATAGCCTCTGCCTTTAAAACCTTATTTGGCAGG GATCTCGTGGATGACCTGAAATCAGAACTTACTGGCAAGTTTGAAGCCTTGATGGTGTCTCTGATGAGACCAGCGTATATTTTTGATGCTCATGCACTGAAGCATGCCATCAAG ggagcaggaacCAATGAGAAAGTGTTGACTGAAATTCTTGCCTCCAGAACACCTGCAGAGGTGCAGAATATTAAACAAGTTTATCAGCAAG AGTATGAAGCCAGCCTGGAGGATAAGATCACAGGAGAAACATCAGGCCATTTCCAGAGGCTActggtggtgctgctgcag GCGAACAGAGATCCTGATGTTGGAGTTGATGAGGCTCTTGTTGAGCAGGATGCACAG GTTTTGTTCAGAGCTGGGGAGCTGAAATGGGGAACAGATGAGGAAAAGTTCATCACTATCTTGGGAACCCGCAGCGTTTCCCACTTGAGGAGGG tgtttgACAAGTACATGACCATTTCTGGCTTCCAGATTGAAGAGACCATTGACCGGGAGACCTCTGGTGATTTGGAAAAGCTGCTTCTGGCAGTGG TGAAATGCATCCGAAGTGTGCCTGCCTATTTTGCTGAGACCCTGTATTATTCCATGAAG GGGGCTGGCACTGATGATGACACCCTGATCAGAGTCATGGTTTCAAGAAGTGAAGTTGATCTGCTGGATATTAGACAAGAATTCAGAAAGAATTTCGCTAAATCCTTGTATCAAATGATTCAG AAAGACACATCTGGGGACTACAGGAAAgcgctgctgctcctctgcgGCGGAGACGACTGA